The following proteins are encoded in a genomic region of Alistipes shahii WAL 8301:
- a CDS encoding SusC/RagA family TonB-linked outer membrane protein translates to MRKLYLSVSHRRPWLAVCMWLLAISVWGAPRQATASEAYQQRRERISVSFRNASLAEVLQRIKQQTGYYILYNSDAVRGIGGISFSKADAPVREVLDEALRGTRLEYSIDDDTIVIRVRSGGGNASAPQKAPDKVVSGRVTDTAGAPLVGVNILIQGTATGVVSGSDGGFSIRMPEGRDNLIFSYIGYVSQTLSSAQTRLVRLVQDEQEIENVVVTGIFTRKKESYTGSATTITSGQLARVSNRNVFESLKNIEPSLYIMDNTLMGSDPNTLPDMQLRGITTFPSESTGVNIKGNYQNRPNQPLFILDGFETTAEKVMDMDMTRIESITILKDAAAKALYGSKAANGVIVIETKRLAGNQELVTYTGSIEVSMPDLTSYNLCNAWEKLEAERIEGVYTSANPQTQVDLTKRYNALKAQVLGGLDTYWLAKPLRTGVGHKHTLSVELGDSRKLRAMIDFSYNNVAGVMKGSERTVLSGDVNVSYRKKNFLFRNILSVSNTRSDNSPWGDFGDYARMNPYWSAVDPQTGQIARWAYDEVANPMYDATLGTLDRETYTSVTDNFYAEWQATEALKLTARLGIAVKRSDADEFYPAKHSKFATSAYESTSMQLRKGSYQLDNGKSSDISGEIYANYAKNWGRHYLYVNAGGRIAENTYSAYQHYAEGFPNSQTADITFARQYAQDKKPVGISSITREISFLGTASYSYDDRYNVDLTFRESASSLYGADNRWSSAWSAGVAWNLHNEPFLRDQDVLKQFKIRASAGLTGNQNYDTNEVLATYLYYTGATYHGQTGAYLSKMPNPALKWEQRMDYNVGADITVHRATIAFDYYNSVTENMLTDVVIPTSTGFDTVKDNLGKVRNRGIEAKLSYTLWQGKQGFFNLFGSIAYNKNIIINLSESLKAYNEKMMAQAQDKSNSTPVLIYQDGMPMNAIWAVPSLGIDPTTGQEIYVRKDGTLTYEYDAQDQVVAGISDPKYRGNFGFAAEYKGFGLSATCTFLGGGQRYNTTLVNKVENVDIHYNVDRRVLYGRWQTPGQNAMFKKLGSYTDENGKQHDEKTRATTRFVQDNNELTFSSLSLYYEFNPRLISKIRLKRLKLAFYMNNIATLSSIRIERGTTYPFARSMSFQLTGTF, encoded by the coding sequence ATGAGGAAACTTTACCTATCAGTATCGCACCGAAGGCCATGGCTTGCCGTGTGCATGTGGCTGCTGGCGATTTCCGTCTGGGGCGCGCCGCGGCAGGCGACGGCGAGCGAAGCCTACCAGCAGCGCAGGGAACGCATCTCCGTATCGTTCCGCAACGCGTCGCTGGCCGAAGTTCTCCAACGGATCAAACAGCAGACGGGATATTACATCCTCTATAATAGCGACGCCGTGCGGGGAATCGGCGGCATCTCCTTCAGCAAGGCCGACGCCCCGGTGCGCGAAGTGCTCGACGAAGCGCTGCGCGGCACGCGGCTCGAATACTCGATCGACGACGACACGATCGTGATCCGTGTTCGAAGCGGGGGGGGGAACGCCTCCGCCCCGCAGAAAGCCCCGGACAAGGTCGTCAGCGGACGTGTGACGGACACGGCCGGCGCGCCGCTCGTGGGTGTGAACATCCTGATCCAGGGGACCGCCACGGGAGTCGTGTCGGGGTCCGACGGCGGATTCTCGATCCGCATGCCCGAGGGCCGCGACAACCTGATCTTCTCCTACATCGGCTACGTCTCGCAAACGCTTTCCTCGGCACAGACCAGACTAGTCAGGCTGGTGCAGGACGAACAGGAGATCGAAAACGTCGTGGTGACCGGCATCTTCACCCGCAAGAAGGAGAGCTACACGGGTTCGGCCACGACCATCACGTCGGGCCAGCTGGCCCGCGTGAGTAACCGCAACGTCTTCGAGAGCCTGAAAAACATCGAGCCATCGCTCTACATCATGGACAACACGCTGATGGGCTCCGACCCCAACACGCTGCCGGACATGCAGCTGCGCGGTATCACCACCTTCCCCTCGGAATCCACGGGCGTCAATATCAAGGGCAACTACCAGAACCGCCCCAACCAGCCGCTGTTCATCCTCGACGGGTTCGAAACCACGGCCGAGAAGGTGATGGACATGGACATGACCCGTATCGAGAGCATCACCATCCTCAAGGACGCCGCGGCCAAGGCGCTCTACGGCTCGAAGGCCGCTAACGGCGTCATCGTCATCGAGACCAAACGCCTGGCCGGCAATCAGGAGCTGGTGACCTACACCGGAAGCATCGAGGTGTCGATGCCCGACCTGACGAGCTACAACCTCTGCAACGCCTGGGAGAAGCTCGAGGCCGAGCGCATCGAGGGCGTCTACACCTCGGCGAATCCCCAGACGCAGGTGGATCTCACCAAACGCTACAACGCACTCAAAGCGCAGGTGCTCGGCGGACTGGACACCTACTGGCTCGCAAAACCCCTGCGCACGGGCGTCGGCCACAAACACACCCTCTCGGTCGAACTGGGCGACAGCCGCAAGCTGCGGGCGATGATCGACTTCTCGTACAACAACGTGGCGGGCGTGATGAAGGGTTCGGAGCGCACGGTGCTCTCGGGCGACGTGAACGTTTCGTACCGCAAGAAAAACTTCCTGTTCCGCAACATATTGAGCGTCAGCAACACCAGGAGCGACAACTCGCCGTGGGGCGATTTCGGGGACTACGCCCGGATGAATCCCTACTGGAGCGCCGTCGATCCCCAGACGGGCCAGATCGCCCGCTGGGCCTACGACGAAGTGGCCAACCCGATGTACGACGCCACGCTCGGAACGCTCGACCGCGAGACCTACACCAGCGTGACGGACAACTTCTACGCCGAATGGCAGGCCACCGAGGCGCTGAAACTCACCGCCCGCCTCGGCATCGCCGTAAAGCGCAGCGACGCCGACGAATTCTATCCGGCCAAGCATTCGAAATTCGCCACCTCGGCCTACGAAAGCACGAGCATGCAGCTGCGCAAAGGCTCCTACCAGCTCGACAACGGCAAGAGCAGCGACATTTCGGGCGAAATCTACGCCAACTACGCCAAAAACTGGGGCAGACACTACCTCTACGTCAACGCCGGCGGCCGGATCGCCGAAAACACGTACAGCGCCTACCAGCACTACGCCGAGGGATTCCCCAACAGCCAGACGGCCGACATCACCTTCGCCCGGCAGTACGCCCAGGACAAAAAGCCCGTCGGCATCTCGTCGATCACGCGCGAAATCAGTTTCCTGGGAACCGCGTCGTACAGCTACGACGACCGCTACAACGTCGACCTCACGTTCCGCGAAAGCGCCTCGTCGCTCTACGGCGCCGACAACCGCTGGTCGTCGGCATGGAGCGCCGGCGTGGCGTGGAACCTCCACAACGAACCCTTCCTGCGCGATCAGGACGTTTTGAAACAATTCAAGATCCGCGCCTCGGCCGGACTGACGGGCAACCAGAACTACGACACCAACGAAGTGCTGGCCACCTATCTCTACTACACCGGGGCCACCTACCACGGACAGACGGGCGCCTACCTCTCGAAGATGCCCAACCCCGCCCTCAAATGGGAACAGCGCATGGACTACAACGTGGGCGCCGACATTACGGTCCACCGCGCAACGATCGCCTTCGACTACTACAACTCGGTGACCGAGAACATGCTCACCGACGTGGTGATCCCCACCTCCACGGGTTTCGACACCGTGAAGGACAACCTGGGCAAAGTCCGCAACCGCGGCATCGAGGCCAAATTGAGCTATACGCTCTGGCAGGGCAAACAGGGCTTTTTCAACCTCTTCGGCTCGATCGCCTATAACAAGAACATCATCATCAACCTCTCCGAAAGCCTCAAGGCCTACAACGAAAAGATGATGGCCCAGGCGCAGGACAAGAGCAACTCGACGCCCGTGCTGATCTATCAGGACGGAATGCCGATGAACGCCATCTGGGCCGTGCCGTCGCTGGGCATCGACCCCACGACGGGTCAGGAAATCTACGTCAGGAAGGACGGCACGCTGACCTACGAGTACGACGCGCAGGATCAGGTCGTGGCCGGCATCAGCGACCCCAAGTACCGCGGCAACTTCGGCTTCGCGGCCGAATACAAGGGCTTCGGGTTAAGCGCCACCTGCACCTTCCTCGGCGGCGGGCAGCGGTACAACACCACGCTGGTCAACAAGGTCGAAAACGTCGACATCCACTACAACGTCGACCGCCGCGTGCTCTACGGCCGCTGGCAGACCCCGGGCCAGAACGCCATGTTCAAGAAACTCGGCTCCTACACCGACGAAAACGGCAAGCAGCACGACGAAAAGACCCGGGCCACGACGCGCTTCGTGCAGGACAACAACGAGCTGACGTTCTCGTCGCTGAGCCTCTATTACGAATTCAACCCGCGGCTGATCAGCAAAATCCGCCTCAAGCGGCTCAAGCTGGCCTTTTACATGAACAACATCGCCACGCTCTCGTCGATCCGCATCGAGCGCGGCACGACCTATCCCTTCGCACGGAGCATGTCGTTCCAGCTGACCGGAACCTTCTAA
- a CDS encoding RagB/SusD family nutrient uptake outer membrane protein encodes MKNSIKYLLLSAAALAAVSCESWLDVTPPSEIRAEAHYSSAEGFQQTLIGCYLAMGETDLYGENLTWHMVEILGRQYDARKNTAADDYDLDRYNYKTTKSTEVIEKVWEKSYSVITNVNDALDHIDRRKDELDSVNYRIIKGELLAVRAYIHFDLIRLFGCSDLAGRTDLESRHTVPYLTSVDKDAAPQLTYAETLRRMIADLTEAARLLEIDPIRARYPESIYTEANVDKFYDYRYMHLNYFAVKALLARVCMWEGSDENKHTALLAALEVIDDPASVGIAGGLTLRTFTDSAKAPTTEMCFPSEHIFALGVTDMAKKIASNLNREYSEQDRQYRTLCIKNSVADDLFEIKGAGISDCRYKQLYHNTDYWPEGTKTPSKLYQQTSTGADYRHKDLMPLIRLPEMYYIAAECRISGPDKDLGEARSLLQEVRKARAVYEELDADLDEAGLMAQLEKEYRKEFICEGVVFYFYKRLGYEKLPRQSDVMSGSKVIDDAVYMLPYPDFEIQSGRVQ; translated from the coding sequence ATGAAAAACAGCATCAAATACCTCCTTCTGTCCGCCGCAGCCCTCGCAGCCGTCTCGTGCGAGAGCTGGCTCGACGTGACGCCCCCGTCGGAAATCCGCGCCGAGGCCCACTACTCCTCGGCCGAAGGCTTCCAGCAGACGCTCATCGGCTGCTACCTCGCCATGGGCGAAACCGACCTCTACGGCGAAAACCTGACGTGGCACATGGTCGAAATACTGGGCCGCCAGTACGACGCCCGCAAGAACACCGCCGCGGACGACTACGACCTCGACCGCTACAACTACAAAACCACGAAATCCACCGAAGTGATCGAAAAGGTCTGGGAGAAATCCTACTCGGTGATCACCAACGTCAACGACGCCCTCGACCACATCGACCGCCGGAAGGACGAACTCGACTCGGTCAACTACCGCATCATCAAGGGCGAACTGCTCGCCGTGAGGGCCTACATCCACTTCGACCTGATACGCCTGTTCGGGTGCAGCGACCTGGCCGGACGCACCGACCTGGAGAGCCGTCACACGGTCCCCTACCTGACGAGCGTCGACAAGGACGCGGCGCCGCAGCTGACCTACGCCGAGACGCTCCGCCGCATGATCGCCGACCTCACGGAGGCCGCCCGCCTGCTGGAGATCGACCCCATCCGGGCCAGGTATCCCGAAAGCATCTATACCGAAGCCAACGTCGACAAATTCTACGATTACCGCTACATGCACCTGAACTACTTCGCCGTCAAGGCCCTGCTGGCGCGCGTCTGCATGTGGGAAGGCAGCGACGAAAACAAACACACCGCGTTGCTGGCCGCCCTCGAAGTGATCGACGACCCGGCATCGGTCGGAATCGCCGGCGGGCTGACGCTGCGCACGTTCACCGACTCCGCCAAGGCCCCCACGACCGAGATGTGCTTCCCGAGCGAACATATCTTCGCGCTCGGCGTCACGGACATGGCCAAGAAGATCGCAAGCAACCTCAACCGCGAATATTCGGAACAGGACCGCCAGTACCGCACGCTGTGCATCAAGAACTCGGTCGCCGACGATCTTTTCGAAATCAAGGGCGCCGGCATCTCCGACTGCCGCTACAAACAGCTCTACCACAACACCGACTACTGGCCCGAGGGGACCAAGACCCCTTCGAAGCTCTATCAGCAGACCTCGACGGGCGCCGACTACCGCCACAAGGACCTGATGCCGCTGATCCGCCTGCCGGAGATGTACTACATCGCCGCCGAGTGCCGCATCTCCGGTCCGGACAAGGACCTCGGCGAAGCCCGCAGCCTGTTGCAGGAGGTGCGCAAGGCCCGCGCGGTCTACGAAGAACTGGATGCCGACCTCGACGAGGCGGGCCTGATGGCCCAGCTCGAAAAGGAGTACCGCAAGGAGTTCATCTGCGAAGGCGTGGTCTTCTATTTCTACAAGCGGCTGGGCTACGAGAAACTGCCCCGCCAGAGCGATGTGATGAGCGGCAGCAAGGTCATCGACGACGCCGTCTACATGCTGCCCTACCCCGATTTCGAAATACAGTCGGGACGCGTACAGTAA
- a CDS encoding DUF4843 domain-containing protein: MKKLICILLAAATTAGCEKDDPTRYDMSQGRVCFPGAAPNETAEYPGYSNSDSTFYASMTFKQQPEGVAEAVIEVPVKLIGGASGSDRKIGVRILEEGTTAQPGQYEILGAEVPAGKTYGAIRIEVAKSAELDTQQRELTLCLTDSPDLRVGPDLYLKANVSWHNMLPRPATTKQWSTYNAFIESEASSGSSSTEAYSQAGHQLLLDIFGWEVFPDWGPDYSYYIDAWRARAQAWYDEWKAANPGQKRIHESGSMKGREVTIRTK, from the coding sequence ATGAAAAAACTGATCTGCATACTGCTGGCCGCGGCGACGACGGCCGGCTGCGAAAAGGACGACCCGACACGCTACGACATGTCGCAGGGAAGGGTCTGCTTCCCGGGGGCTGCGCCCAACGAAACGGCCGAATATCCCGGATACTCGAATTCCGACAGCACGTTCTACGCCTCGATGACCTTCAAGCAGCAGCCCGAAGGGGTCGCCGAGGCGGTGATCGAGGTCCCGGTGAAACTCATCGGCGGGGCCTCCGGCTCCGACCGGAAAATCGGCGTCCGCATCCTCGAAGAGGGAACCACGGCGCAGCCCGGGCAGTACGAAATCCTCGGCGCGGAGGTTCCGGCCGGGAAGACCTACGGCGCCATCCGCATCGAGGTCGCCAAATCGGCCGAACTCGACACGCAGCAGCGCGAACTGACGCTCTGCCTGACCGATTCGCCCGACCTCCGGGTGGGACCGGACCTCTACCTGAAAGCCAACGTCTCGTGGCACAACATGCTGCCGCGACCCGCGACGACCAAGCAGTGGTCCACCTACAACGCCTTCATCGAATCGGAGGCCTCTTCGGGCAGCTCGTCGACGGAGGCTTACAGCCAGGCCGGCCACCAGCTGCTGCTGGACATCTTCGGCTGGGAGGTGTTCCCCGACTGGGGACCCGATTACAGCTACTACATCGACGCCTGGCGCGCCAGGGCACAGGCCTGGTACGACGAATGGAAGGCCGCCAACCCCGGGCAAAAACGCATCCACGAATCAGGCTCCATGAAGGGCCGGGAGGTAACGATCCGCACCAAGTAA
- a CDS encoding PKD-like family lipoprotein yields the protein MRKHTLYLLLAGWGLLAASCYDDKSTLQTTHIPPVEIEVPEAIASQLTVVHNARLDITGIRITKDGRENPEELTYEWTVSQTDNDSEAISLATTREFHEVIDLPISSKGYLFLLTVTDTAHDLKYQYKWTLIVTAQFNEGLVVAYTRDGTTSDLGLIMHPQLTETYSGAEQGTVEKELISRRNGSPFPSAVTHMLYTYDKTDKKNILWVSTDDDLMRVETDYYEILGHKEDAFVYLPGKLDIRSLLNTYQCTMILNDGDIYETLLSRGRISTPVSGTETMTVDNGVVSAHSAPGSTRKPSTIFYDREQGKFCYGYNQTFYACGSVGSSPFDPGNAPGLRCIAGGISIDNATHTLLMRKADGNHALYTFGNYSASAGAPAAKLIYDIPAEANALIAEAVSFVFSRFDPILYIATRSAIYKVIFTTGSVNFDPAPVFTAPAGEHITLARLYLQGYYAMENYDGSSTLPSNASLAWSSRAVTVVTSKDDGNDKIHVVPQINFGSGQLDQPNALVFDGFGKILDFTVAGLYK from the coding sequence ATGAGAAAACACACCCTATATCTGTTGCTGGCAGGCTGGGGCCTGCTCGCCGCGTCGTGCTACGACGACAAAAGCACGTTGCAGACCACCCATATCCCGCCCGTGGAGATCGAAGTGCCGGAAGCCATCGCCTCGCAGCTGACGGTGGTGCACAACGCACGGCTCGACATCACGGGCATCCGCATCACCAAAGACGGCCGGGAGAATCCCGAGGAGCTTACCTACGAATGGACGGTGAGTCAGACCGACAACGACTCGGAGGCGATTTCGCTCGCCACGACGCGCGAGTTCCACGAAGTGATCGACCTGCCGATCTCCTCGAAAGGCTACCTGTTCCTGCTGACGGTCACCGACACCGCCCACGACCTGAAGTACCAGTACAAGTGGACGCTCATCGTGACGGCCCAATTCAACGAAGGGCTTGTGGTGGCCTACACCCGGGACGGAACCACCTCGGACCTGGGACTGATCATGCACCCGCAGCTGACCGAGACCTACTCGGGCGCGGAGCAGGGAACCGTCGAAAAGGAGCTGATCAGCCGGCGCAACGGCAGTCCGTTCCCCTCGGCGGTCACCCACATGCTCTACACCTACGACAAAACCGACAAGAAAAACATCCTCTGGGTGTCGACCGACGACGACCTGATGCGCGTGGAGACCGATTATTACGAAATCCTGGGCCATAAGGAGGATGCGTTCGTCTACCTGCCCGGAAAGCTCGACATCCGGAGCCTGCTCAACACCTACCAGTGCACGATGATCCTCAACGACGGCGACATTTACGAAACGCTGCTCAGCCGCGGCCGGATCTCGACGCCCGTCAGCGGAACCGAAACCATGACCGTCGACAACGGCGTCGTTTCGGCCCACTCCGCTCCGGGCAGCACCCGCAAACCCAGCACGATCTTCTACGACCGGGAACAGGGCAAGTTCTGCTACGGCTACAACCAGACGTTCTACGCCTGCGGCAGCGTGGGTTCGTCGCCCTTCGACCCGGGGAACGCTCCCGGCCTGCGATGCATCGCGGGCGGCATCAGCATCGACAACGCCACCCACACCCTGCTGATGCGGAAAGCTGACGGCAACCATGCGCTCTACACCTTCGGCAACTACTCCGCTTCGGCCGGCGCACCCGCCGCCAAGCTGATCTACGACATCCCGGCGGAGGCCAACGCCCTCATCGCCGAAGCCGTGAGCTTCGTCTTCTCGCGATTCGACCCGATCCTCTACATCGCCACCCGCAGCGCCATCTACAAGGTGATCTTCACGACGGGCAGCGTCAATTTCGACCCGGCGCCCGTCTTCACGGCCCCTGCGGGCGAGCACATCACCCTGGCCCGTCTCTACCTGCAAGGCTACTACGCCATGGAGAACTACGACGGCTCGTCGACCCTTCCGAGCAACGCCTCGCTGGCATGGAGCAGCCGCGCGGTGACGGTGGTCACCTCGAAGGACGACGGGAACGACAAGATACACGTCGTGCCGCAGATCAACTTCGGCAGCGGACAGCTCGACCAGCCGAACGCGCTGGTGTTCGACGGCTTCGGCAAGATACTCGACTTCACCGTCGCCGGGCTTTACAAGTAG
- a CDS encoding RNA polymerase sigma-70 factor, whose protein sequence is MHSESKRYDFERLYIDCQPRLTAYALRFVNNPIEAQDLVHDCFMALWDRQAPLDPEEARMLLFAMTRNRCLNYLKHKSIVDKYTISCLARAKIGEERLYNYDFSFAENGHPYLYQELEQQIQRIMDSLPERCREVFLLSRFQGLKNREIAERLHISLHTVERHIQRALRIFAEALEREQSIYLQILILAWLMNQPS, encoded by the coding sequence ATGCACAGCGAATCCAAACGGTATGATTTCGAACGGCTCTACATCGACTGCCAACCCCGGTTGACGGCCTATGCGCTGCGTTTCGTCAACAACCCCATCGAGGCGCAGGACCTGGTTCACGACTGCTTCATGGCGCTGTGGGACCGGCAAGCCCCCCTCGACCCCGAAGAGGCCCGCATGCTGCTGTTCGCCATGACCCGCAACCGATGCCTCAATTACCTGAAGCACAAAAGCATCGTCGACAAATACACGATCAGCTGCCTGGCCCGGGCGAAAATCGGGGAGGAGCGTCTTTACAACTACGATTTCTCCTTCGCCGAAAACGGGCATCCCTACCTGTATCAGGAGTTGGAACAGCAGATACAGCGCATCATGGACTCGCTGCCCGAACGCTGCCGCGAAGTGTTTTTGCTCAGCCGGTTCCAGGGGTTGAAGAACCGGGAAATAGCCGAACGGCTCCACATCTCCCTGCATACGGTCGAGCGGCACATCCAGCGCGCCCTGCGCATCTTCGCCGAAGCCCTCGAACGCGAACAATCCATTTACCTGCAAATACTGATCCTCGCCTGGCTGATGAACCAGCCGTCCTGA
- a CDS encoding FecR family protein: protein MNESLKELAVRYFEGPIAPEEECELFGFLAASPENAALMREWEREWKQRHVPSADVLRSLARLNGKIERRENRIRARRRWLRFSAAAAVLILISAFTTRHLIHTEDPVQMFSVQAPQGTNSRISLPDGSQVWLNAGSTLNYRSDFNRSSRDIGLSGEAYFEVARNADLPFRVQARGCTFTVLGTRFNISAYDEAPDVLAALMEGSLQFESSRSTETMVPGDLITYDCRTMEASRRQVDTDQFRSWIDGIIRYDAISLPALLRRLAREYDVKIELCTDAFDDKTFRISLTEAQDIESIMGGLCDILPISVRRDTCGYRVDSRPRKTEP, encoded by the coding sequence ATGAACGAAAGCCTGAAAGAACTCGCCGTCCGCTATTTCGAAGGACCCATCGCCCCCGAAGAAGAGTGCGAACTCTTCGGATTCCTCGCCGCCTCGCCGGAAAACGCCGCCCTGATGCGCGAATGGGAACGCGAATGGAAACAACGGCACGTGCCGTCGGCCGACGTCCTCCGTTCGCTCGCCCGGCTCAACGGAAAAATAGAACGGCGCGAGAACCGAATCCGCGCCCGCCGGCGCTGGCTGCGGTTCTCGGCGGCAGCAGCCGTGCTCATCCTGATCTCGGCCTTCACCACCCGGCACCTCATACACACCGAAGACCCCGTGCAAATGTTCTCCGTACAGGCTCCCCAGGGAACCAACAGCCGCATATCGCTGCCCGACGGCAGCCAGGTGTGGCTCAACGCCGGATCGACCCTGAACTACCGGTCGGATTTCAACCGCTCGTCGCGCGACATCGGCCTTTCGGGCGAAGCCTACTTCGAGGTGGCCCGCAACGCCGACCTCCCCTTCCGGGTGCAGGCCCGGGGCTGCACGTTCACCGTGCTGGGCACCCGGTTCAACATCTCGGCCTACGACGAAGCCCCCGACGTATTGGCCGCGCTGATGGAAGGCTCGCTGCAATTCGAATCGTCCCGCAGCACGGAAACGATGGTTCCGGGCGACCTGATCACCTACGACTGCCGGACGATGGAGGCGTCGCGCAGGCAGGTCGACACCGACCAGTTCCGCAGCTGGATCGACGGCATCATCCGCTACGACGCGATCTCCCTCCCGGCCCTGCTCCGGCGGCTCGCCCGCGAATACGACGTGAAGATCGAACTCTGCACCGACGCGTTCGACGACAAGACCTTCCGCATATCGCTCACCGAGGCGCAGGACATCGAATCAATCATGGGCGGGTTGTGCGACATCCTGCCGATCAGCGTCAGGCGCGACACCTGCGGTTACCGCGTCGACAGCCGCCCCCGAAAAACCGAACCCTGA